A window of Solea solea chromosome 18, fSolSol10.1, whole genome shotgun sequence contains these coding sequences:
- the siva1 gene encoding apoptosis regulatory protein Siva, which translates to MPKRTCPFPETFSSQYKIHIGQQELNNFSVFGNKYRQEIYDKTKNLLFNGAKSVMDKLWTAEEKCAEPQTSGPSAGTPASRQNLLRGQTLIGHDGRLTKTNAAPGAPAAPAGCCVCQKSPASRTTCSQCDRPACSSCTRQCSSCSSLCCSVCTIIDYSGQYDEVLCCSCST; encoded by the exons ATGCCGAAAAGAACGTGTCCTTTTCCGGAAACCTTCTCCTCacaatacaaaatacacatCGGGCAACAGGAATTGAACAATTTCAGCGTGTTTGGGAACAAATACAGACAGGAAATCTACG ATAAGACGAAGAACCTGCTTTTTAACGGGGCCAAATCTGTGATGGATAAACTCTGGACCGCGGAGGAGAAATGTGCGGAGCCGCAGACAAGTGGACCCTCGGCAGGAACACCTGCGAGCAGACAGAACCTGCTGAGAGGACAGACACTGATTGGACATGATGGGAGACTGACGAAAACAAACGCTGCTCCAG gtGCACCAGCGGCTCCTGcaggctgctgtgtgtgtcagaaGAGCCCGGCTTCCAGGACAACGTGCTCCCAGTGCGACCGGCCCGCGTGTTCCTCCTGCACCCGACAGTGTTCCAGCTGCTCCagcctctgctgctctgtctgcACCATCATAGA TTACAGTGGACAATATGACGAAGTGCTGTGCTGCAGTTGCTCGACATAA
- the zbtb42 gene encoding zinc finger and BTB domain-containing protein 18.2 isoform X3: MEFPDHSRQLLQCLSQQRHQGFLCDCTVLVGEARFKAHRAVLASCSMYFHLFYRDQLDKRDVVHLNSDIVTAPAFSLLLEFMYEGKLEFSTLPVEDVLAAASYLHMYDIVKVCKGKLKDKELSSLDEKLSESFGLGCLDRENSSDGELHSKQLIRRLPQTQSPGLHRPLPAEDFDMDNSEVGLAVTDCDRSTRSRQKANGHSGRSPDLVSVNYVSAEAEPCVQTAGKTKADVSSSTVSLSQRSRASDDMDCALDLSFKPLSSRDPLHPSYVAGQLALDSQQQGIEPLVKEEHDLLSEQEDSEPTSPESQRFGNSARGSVVTGFAALFPGNNGSTAALLSQEEDLMDEEGEACRGREGAAGRELEERRSRLLGDSEEEEEDDLASSDISTSSGVLLPPGQQVCVCPLCSKVFPSPHVLQLHLSSHFREKEGARSKLSPDGSVPTCVQCNKTFSCMYTLKRHERTHSGEKPFTCGQCGKSFQYSHNLSRHAVVHTREKPHACKWCERRFTQSGDLYRHIRKFHCGLVKTLSIG, from the coding sequence ATGGAGTTCCCGGACCATAGCCGCCAGTTGCTGCAGTGTCTGAGTCAGCAGCGTCACCAAGGTTTCCTCTGTGACTGCACTGTTCTCGTCGGAGAGGCTCGATTCAAAGCGCACAGAGCCGTGCTGGCCTCCTGCAGCATGTACTTCCATCTCTTCTACAGGGACCAGCTGGACAAAAGGGACGTTGTGCATCTCAACAGTGACATTGTGACAGCCCCTGCTTTCAGTCTGCTCCTTGAATTTATGTATGAGGGGAAGCTGGAATTCAGCACTCTGCCAGTGGAGGATGTCCTGGCAGCGGCCAGTTACCTCCACATGTATGATATAGTGAAAGTGTGCAAAGGCAAGCTTAAGGATAAGGAACTTTCCTCCCTGGATGAAAAGCTGAGCGAGAGTTTTGGACTCGGCTGCCTGGACAGGGAGAATTCCTCAGACGGGGAGCTGCACAGTAAGCAGCTCATCCGGCGACTGCCCCAGACTCAGTCTCCGGGGCTGCACAGGCCCCTCCCTGCAGAAGACTTTGACATGGACAACAGCGAAGTCGGACTGGCTGTCACAGACTGTGATAGGTCTACAAGGAGCAGGCAGAAGGCGAACGGTCACTCTGGCAGGTCCCCGGACCTTGTAAGTGTCAATTATGTGTCAGCAGAGGCCGAGCCCTGCGTCCAAacagctggaaaaacaaaagctgatGTCAGTAGTTCCACCGTATCACTGTCCCAGAGGTCCCGGGCTTCAGATGACATGGACTGTGCACTGGATTTGTCTTTCAAGCCTCTGTCTAGCAGAGATCCCTTACACCCCTCCTACGTGGCGGGACAGCTGGCCCTCGACAGCCAGCAGCAGGGCATTGAGCCACTTGTTAAAGAGGAACACGACTTGCTGTCAGAGCAGGAGGACAGTGAGCCGACGAGCCCTGAGAGCCAGCGCTTTGGGAATAGTGCCAGGGGCTCGGTGGTGACAGGGTTCGCTGCCCTCTTCCCAGGCAACAACGGCTCCACAGCCGCCCTGCTCTCCCAGGAGGAGGACCTGATGGACGAGGAGGGGGAGGCCTgccgagggagggagggcgctGCTGGCAGGGagttggaggagaggaggagcaggctgCTGGGggacagcgaggaggaggaggaggacgacctGGCCTCCTCGGACATCTCCACCTCCAGCGGGGTGCTCCTGCCGCCGGGGCAACAGGTGTGCGTGTGCCCACTCTGCAGCAAAGTCTTCCCCAGCCCCCACGTGCTGCAGCTGCACCTCAGCTCCCACTTCCGCGAGAAGGAGGGCGCTCGCTCCAAGCTGTCCCCCGACGGCTCGGTGCCCACGTGCGTGCAGTGCAACAAGACCTTCTCCTGCATGTACACGCTGAAGCGGCACGAGCGCACACACTCGGGCGAGAAGCCGTTCACCTGTGGCCAGTGCGGCAAGAGCTTCCAGTACTCCCATAACTTGAGTCGGCACGCCGTCGTCCACACGCGCGAGAAGCCTCACGCGTGTAAGTGGTGCGAGCGGCGCTTCACTCAGTCCGGGGACCTGTACCGCCACATCAGGAAGTTTCACTGTGGCCTCGTCAAGACTCTCTCCATTGGATAA
- the zbtb42 gene encoding zinc finger and BTB domain-containing protein 18.2 isoform X2, with translation MGYEGRMEFPDHSRQLLQCLSQQRHQGFLCDCTVLVGEARFKAHRAVLASCSMYFHLFYRDQLDKRDVVHLNSDIVTAPAFSLLLEFMYEGKLEFSTLPVEDVLAAASYLHMYDIVKVCKGKLKDKELSSLDEKLSESFGLGCLDRENSSDGELHSKQLIRRLPQTQSPGLHRPLPAEDFDMDNSEVGLAVTDCDRSTRSRQKANGHSGRSPDLVSVNYVSAEAEPCVQTAGKTKADVSSSTVSLSQRSRASDDMDCALDLSFKPLSSRDPLHPSYVAGQLALDSQQQGIEPLVKEEHDLLSEQEDSEPTSPESQRFGNSARGSVVTGFAALFPGNNGSTAALLSQEEDLMDEEGEACRGREGAAGRELEERRSRLLGDSEEEEEDDLASSDISTSSGVLLPPGQQVCVCPLCSKVFPSPHVLQLHLSSHFREKEGARSKLSPDGSVPTCVQCNKTFSCMYTLKRHERTHSGEKPFTCGQCGKSFQYSHNLSRHAVVHTREKPHACKWCERRFTQSGDLYRHIRKFHCGLVKTLSIG, from the exons ATGG GTTATGAAGGAAGAATGGAGTTCCCGGACCATAGCCGCCAGTTGCTGCAGTGTCTGAGTCAGCAGCGTCACCAAGGTTTCCTCTGTGACTGCACTGTTCTCGTCGGAGAGGCTCGATTCAAAGCGCACAGAGCCGTGCTGGCCTCCTGCAGCATGTACTTCCATCTCTTCTACAGGGACCAGCTGGACAAAAGGGACGTTGTGCATCTCAACAGTGACATTGTGACAGCCCCTGCTTTCAGTCTGCTCCTTGAATTTATGTATGAGGGGAAGCTGGAATTCAGCACTCTGCCAGTGGAGGATGTCCTGGCAGCGGCCAGTTACCTCCACATGTATGATATAGTGAAAGTGTGCAAAGGCAAGCTTAAGGATAAGGAACTTTCCTCCCTGGATGAAAAGCTGAGCGAGAGTTTTGGACTCGGCTGCCTGGACAGGGAGAATTCCTCAGACGGGGAGCTGCACAGTAAGCAGCTCATCCGGCGACTGCCCCAGACTCAGTCTCCGGGGCTGCACAGGCCCCTCCCTGCAGAAGACTTTGACATGGACAACAGCGAAGTCGGACTGGCTGTCACAGACTGTGATAGGTCTACAAGGAGCAGGCAGAAGGCGAACGGTCACTCTGGCAGGTCCCCGGACCTTGTAAGTGTCAATTATGTGTCAGCAGAGGCCGAGCCCTGCGTCCAAacagctggaaaaacaaaagctgatGTCAGTAGTTCCACCGTATCACTGTCCCAGAGGTCCCGGGCTTCAGATGACATGGACTGTGCACTGGATTTGTCTTTCAAGCCTCTGTCTAGCAGAGATCCCTTACACCCCTCCTACGTGGCGGGACAGCTGGCCCTCGACAGCCAGCAGCAGGGCATTGAGCCACTTGTTAAAGAGGAACACGACTTGCTGTCAGAGCAGGAGGACAGTGAGCCGACGAGCCCTGAGAGCCAGCGCTTTGGGAATAGTGCCAGGGGCTCGGTGGTGACAGGGTTCGCTGCCCTCTTCCCAGGCAACAACGGCTCCACAGCCGCCCTGCTCTCCCAGGAGGAGGACCTGATGGACGAGGAGGGGGAGGCCTgccgagggagggagggcgctGCTGGCAGGGagttggaggagaggaggagcaggctgCTGGGggacagcgaggaggaggaggaggacgacctGGCCTCCTCGGACATCTCCACCTCCAGCGGGGTGCTCCTGCCGCCGGGGCAACAGGTGTGCGTGTGCCCACTCTGCAGCAAAGTCTTCCCCAGCCCCCACGTGCTGCAGCTGCACCTCAGCTCCCACTTCCGCGAGAAGGAGGGCGCTCGCTCCAAGCTGTCCCCCGACGGCTCGGTGCCCACGTGCGTGCAGTGCAACAAGACCTTCTCCTGCATGTACACGCTGAAGCGGCACGAGCGCACACACTCGGGCGAGAAGCCGTTCACCTGTGGCCAGTGCGGCAAGAGCTTCCAGTACTCCCATAACTTGAGTCGGCACGCCGTCGTCCACACGCGCGAGAAGCCTCACGCGTGTAAGTGGTGCGAGCGGCGCTTCACTCAGTCCGGGGACCTGTACCGCCACATCAGGAAGTTTCACTGTGGCCTCGTCAAGACTCTCTCCATTGGATAA
- the adss1 gene encoding adenylosuccinate synthetase isozyme 1, protein MSHTWSAKDHKNTSQPATGGQAQKRPRNDVGNKATVVLGAQWGDEGKGKVVDLLATEADVVCRCQGGNNAGHTVVVDGKEYDFHLLPSGIINTKSISLIGNGVVIHLPGLFEEGDKNDKKGLKGWDKRLIVSDRAHIVFDFHQVVDGLQETERQAQDGKNIGTTKKGIGPAYSSKASRTGLRVCDLLGDFKDFSTRFKNLVHQYQSMYPALTVDVEDQLKKLKEYAERLRPMVRDGVYYMYEALHGAPKKILVEGANAALLDIDFGTYPFVTSSNCTVGGVCTGLGIPPLNIGDVYGVAKAYTTRVGIGAFPTEQLNAVGELLQTRGHEVGVTTGRKRRCGWLDLVIVRYAHMINGFTAIALTKLDILDVLDEIKVGVAYKLNGKRIPHFPANMDVLHKVEVEYETFPGWKTDTSAARKWNDLPAKAQNYIRFIENHIGVPIKWVGVGKSRECMIQMF, encoded by the exons ATGTCGCACACCTGGTCGGCGAAAGACCACAAAAACACGAGTCAGCCCGCCACGGGTGGACAGGCACAGAAGCGGCCGCGCAATGACGTGGGGAACAAAGCGACGGTGGTGCTCGGTGCGCAGTGGGGAGACGAGGGCAAAGGCAAGGTCGTTGACTTGTTGGCGACTGAGGCGGACGTTGTCTGCAGGTGTCAG GGCGGCAACAACGCAGGACACACGGTGGTGGTGGACGGCAAGGAGTACGACTTCCACCTCCTCCCGAGTGGAATCATCAACACCAAAAGCATATCACTCATTG GCAACGGAGTAGTCATACATCTACCCGGCCTGTTTGAGGAAGGTGATAAAAATGATAAGAAAG GTCTTAAAGGCTGGGATAAGAGGCTGATCGTCTCAGACAGAGCTCACATCG TCTTTGACTTCCACCAGGTTGTCGATGGCTTACAGGAAACTGAGAGACAGGCACAAGATGGAAAGAA CATTGGAACAACCAAGAAGGGCATTGGACCGGCTTATTCTAGCAAAGCTTCTCGCACTGGTCTACGTGTATGTGACCTCCTGGGTGACTTCAAGGACTTCTCCACCAG gttcaAGAACCTTGTCCACCAGTATCAATCCATGTATCCAGCCCTGACAGTTGACGTTGAGGACCAACTGAAAAAACTCAAG GAATACGCTGAGAGATTGCGGCCGATGGTGAGAGACGGCGTCTACTACATGTACGAAGCTCTTCATGGAGCTCCGAAGAAAATTCTGGTTGAAGGGGCCAACGCTGCTCTGCTAGACATTGACTTTG gCACCTATCcttttgtgacatcatcaaactgcACCGTGGGCGGCGTGTGCACTGGTCTCGGCATCCCCCCGCTGAATATCGGCGATGTGTACGGCGTGGCAAAGGCCTACACCACCAGGGTGGGAATTGGTGCATTCCCCACAGAACAACTCAAC GCAGTAGGAGAGCTGCTGCAGACAAGGGGTCATGAAGTGGGTGTGACCACGGGGAGGAAGCGGCGTTGCGGATGGTTGGACCTCGTCATTGTCAGATACGCGCACATGATTAACGGCTTCACAGC CATTGCTTTGACAAAACTCGACATTCTGGATGTGCTGGATGAAATTAAAGTGGGAGTGGCCTATAAACTCAATGGAAAGAGAATTCCCCATTTTCCAG CCAACATGGATGTTTTGCACAAAGTAGAGGTCGAGTATGAGACCTTCCCTGGCTGGAAGACTGACACATCTGCAGCCAGGAAGTGGAACGACCTCCCAGCCAAGGCACAAAACTACATACGCTTCATTGAGAACCACATCGGAGTTCCCA TCAAGTGGGTTGGTGTTGGAAAGTCCAGAGAATGCATGATCCAGATGTTCTAA
- the zbtb42 gene encoding zinc finger and BTB domain-containing protein 18.2 isoform X1, giving the protein MISELCMKMITGGHLESNNNKYSYEGRMEFPDHSRQLLQCLSQQRHQGFLCDCTVLVGEARFKAHRAVLASCSMYFHLFYRDQLDKRDVVHLNSDIVTAPAFSLLLEFMYEGKLEFSTLPVEDVLAAASYLHMYDIVKVCKGKLKDKELSSLDEKLSESFGLGCLDRENSSDGELHSKQLIRRLPQTQSPGLHRPLPAEDFDMDNSEVGLAVTDCDRSTRSRQKANGHSGRSPDLVSVNYVSAEAEPCVQTAGKTKADVSSSTVSLSQRSRASDDMDCALDLSFKPLSSRDPLHPSYVAGQLALDSQQQGIEPLVKEEHDLLSEQEDSEPTSPESQRFGNSARGSVVTGFAALFPGNNGSTAALLSQEEDLMDEEGEACRGREGAAGRELEERRSRLLGDSEEEEEDDLASSDISTSSGVLLPPGQQVCVCPLCSKVFPSPHVLQLHLSSHFREKEGARSKLSPDGSVPTCVQCNKTFSCMYTLKRHERTHSGEKPFTCGQCGKSFQYSHNLSRHAVVHTREKPHACKWCERRFTQSGDLYRHIRKFHCGLVKTLSIG; this is encoded by the coding sequence GTTATGAAGGAAGAATGGAGTTCCCGGACCATAGCCGCCAGTTGCTGCAGTGTCTGAGTCAGCAGCGTCACCAAGGTTTCCTCTGTGACTGCACTGTTCTCGTCGGAGAGGCTCGATTCAAAGCGCACAGAGCCGTGCTGGCCTCCTGCAGCATGTACTTCCATCTCTTCTACAGGGACCAGCTGGACAAAAGGGACGTTGTGCATCTCAACAGTGACATTGTGACAGCCCCTGCTTTCAGTCTGCTCCTTGAATTTATGTATGAGGGGAAGCTGGAATTCAGCACTCTGCCAGTGGAGGATGTCCTGGCAGCGGCCAGTTACCTCCACATGTATGATATAGTGAAAGTGTGCAAAGGCAAGCTTAAGGATAAGGAACTTTCCTCCCTGGATGAAAAGCTGAGCGAGAGTTTTGGACTCGGCTGCCTGGACAGGGAGAATTCCTCAGACGGGGAGCTGCACAGTAAGCAGCTCATCCGGCGACTGCCCCAGACTCAGTCTCCGGGGCTGCACAGGCCCCTCCCTGCAGAAGACTTTGACATGGACAACAGCGAAGTCGGACTGGCTGTCACAGACTGTGATAGGTCTACAAGGAGCAGGCAGAAGGCGAACGGTCACTCTGGCAGGTCCCCGGACCTTGTAAGTGTCAATTATGTGTCAGCAGAGGCCGAGCCCTGCGTCCAAacagctggaaaaacaaaagctgatGTCAGTAGTTCCACCGTATCACTGTCCCAGAGGTCCCGGGCTTCAGATGACATGGACTGTGCACTGGATTTGTCTTTCAAGCCTCTGTCTAGCAGAGATCCCTTACACCCCTCCTACGTGGCGGGACAGCTGGCCCTCGACAGCCAGCAGCAGGGCATTGAGCCACTTGTTAAAGAGGAACACGACTTGCTGTCAGAGCAGGAGGACAGTGAGCCGACGAGCCCTGAGAGCCAGCGCTTTGGGAATAGTGCCAGGGGCTCGGTGGTGACAGGGTTCGCTGCCCTCTTCCCAGGCAACAACGGCTCCACAGCCGCCCTGCTCTCCCAGGAGGAGGACCTGATGGACGAGGAGGGGGAGGCCTgccgagggagggagggcgctGCTGGCAGGGagttggaggagaggaggagcaggctgCTGGGggacagcgaggaggaggaggaggacgacctGGCCTCCTCGGACATCTCCACCTCCAGCGGGGTGCTCCTGCCGCCGGGGCAACAGGTGTGCGTGTGCCCACTCTGCAGCAAAGTCTTCCCCAGCCCCCACGTGCTGCAGCTGCACCTCAGCTCCCACTTCCGCGAGAAGGAGGGCGCTCGCTCCAAGCTGTCCCCCGACGGCTCGGTGCCCACGTGCGTGCAGTGCAACAAGACCTTCTCCTGCATGTACACGCTGAAGCGGCACGAGCGCACACACTCGGGCGAGAAGCCGTTCACCTGTGGCCAGTGCGGCAAGAGCTTCCAGTACTCCCATAACTTGAGTCGGCACGCCGTCGTCCACACGCGCGAGAAGCCTCACGCGTGTAAGTGGTGCGAGCGGCGCTTCACTCAGTCCGGGGACCTGTACCGCCACATCAGGAAGTTTCACTGTGGCCTCGTCAAGACTCTCTCCATTGGATAA